The following coding sequences lie in one Bacteroidota bacterium genomic window:
- a CDS encoding B12-binding domain-containing radical SAM protein, giving the protein MSLESLKQRRKVVLYNPKALFFDMPLALLAIGSVLDPTRFEVVIVDGRIEEDAVEKLREHLPGAVCFGVTVLTGAPVRDALDMSAQVRAMAPEVPIIWGGWHTSLFPMQPLQDETFIDVTVQGQGEVTFKELVDRLDQGQPLDGLQGICFRKDGKVVQNPPRALENMDDFVPANYDLIDVEAYFEKKGRRQFDYISSTGCFFRCSFCADPFVFNRKFSAISPTRMGEELGKYHAKYQFTDINFQDETFFTYAKRSREFAQELIDRKMNVTWAGTMRADQGCRLEDSDWQLAKQSGLRRLLIGVESGSQEMMDYLRKDIKIEQVLECAEKCREMGIDVHFPFIVGFPKETDASVAATVAMVKRLSGMSPGFRTPIFYFKPYPGSKITEDAVRDGYVLPATTREWAEFDFGASGPWVSPEKFAFFENFKFYNRLAHNRRGNLLAPLKTLAHWRLRNDNYRFPIERRIVEVLRPELVLS; this is encoded by the coding sequence ATGTCTCTCGAATCCCTGAAGCAGCGACGGAAAGTTGTCTTGTACAATCCCAAGGCGCTGTTTTTTGATATGCCCCTTGCCTTGCTCGCCATCGGTTCCGTGCTCGATCCGACGCGGTTTGAGGTGGTAATTGTCGATGGCCGTATCGAAGAGGATGCCGTTGAGAAACTCCGCGAACATTTGCCGGGTGCTGTTTGCTTTGGCGTCACAGTCCTCACGGGTGCCCCCGTCCGCGACGCGCTTGACATGTCTGCACAGGTGCGCGCCATGGCGCCTGAAGTGCCGATCATCTGGGGCGGATGGCATACTTCCCTCTTTCCGATGCAGCCGCTGCAAGATGAAACTTTCATCGATGTGACGGTCCAAGGGCAGGGCGAAGTGACCTTCAAGGAATTGGTGGATCGCCTTGATCAAGGGCAGCCCCTCGATGGCCTTCAGGGAATCTGCTTCCGCAAGGATGGCAAAGTCGTGCAAAATCCGCCGAGGGCTTTGGAAAACATGGATGATTTCGTGCCGGCCAACTACGATCTGATCGACGTCGAAGCCTATTTTGAAAAGAAGGGCCGCCGCCAATTTGACTACATCTCCTCGACCGGCTGCTTTTTTCGGTGCAGCTTCTGTGCCGATCCGTTTGTGTTCAACCGCAAATTTTCTGCGATTTCGCCGACGAGAATGGGGGAGGAGCTGGGGAAATACCATGCCAAGTACCAATTCACCGACATCAATTTCCAAGACGAAACCTTTTTTACCTACGCCAAACGCAGCCGCGAATTTGCGCAGGAGCTGATCGACCGGAAGATGAATGTCACCTGGGCGGGAACGATGCGGGCGGACCAAGGTTGCCGTCTGGAGGATTCAGATTGGCAATTGGCCAAGCAATCAGGCTTGCGGCGGTTGCTGATTGGCGTCGAATCGGGTTCGCAGGAAATGATGGACTATCTCCGTAAGGACATCAAAATCGAGCAGGTGCTGGAATGCGCCGAAAAATGCCGGGAAATGGGCATCGACGTGCATTTTCCGTTCATCGTGGGCTTTCCCAAGGAGACGGATGCAAGCGTGGCTGCGACGGTGGCCATGGTCAAGCGGCTCAGTGGCATGAGCCCGGGCTTTCGTACGCCGATATTCTATTTCAAGCCCTATCCGGGTTCCAAAATCACCGAAGATGCCGTTCGCGACGGGTACGTCCTGCCTGCCACCACCCGCGAGTGGGCCGAATTCGACTTCGGGGCAAGCGGCCCTTGGGTCAGCCCGGAGAAATTTGCCTTCTTCGAAAATTTCAAATTTTACAACCGCCTCGCCCACAACCGCCGCGGCAACCTCTTGGCACCGCTGAAGACGTTGGCGCATTGGCGGTTGCGCAACGACAACTACCGTTTCCCGATCGAACGTCGAATTGTCGAGGTTTTGCGTCCGGAATTGGTGCTGAGCTGA
- a CDS encoding VOC family protein yields the protein MRQKLNLITLGVADIAKSKAFYTGLGWQAHPKSMDDLILFSLGGILLSLYPREGLAEDIGISSEGHGFGGITLAINTHSKEEVDAVLAEIAPLGGTVVKPAQEVFWGGYSGYFRDLDGHLFEVAYNPFWPLDDAGNVILD from the coding sequence ATGCGTCAAAAGCTCAACCTGATCACACTCGGCGTCGCCGACATCGCCAAGTCCAAAGCTTTTTATACGGGTCTCGGCTGGCAAGCCCATCCCAAAAGCATGGATGACCTTATTCTCTTTTCACTGGGAGGAATCTTGCTTTCCCTTTATCCGCGCGAAGGTCTTGCCGAGGACATCGGGATTTCATCCGAAGGCCACGGCTTTGGCGGTATCACCCTTGCCATCAATACCCATTCGAAGGAGGAGGTAGATGCGGTTTTAGCGGAAATTGCTCCCCTTGGCGGAACTGTCGTGAAGCCCGCGCAGGAGGTCTTCTGGGGAGGTTATAGCGGATATTTCCGTGATTTGGACGGTCATCTCTTCGAAGTTGCCTACAATCCGTTTTGGCCCTTGGATGATGCTGGGAATGTGATCCTGGATTGA
- a CDS encoding HYR domain-containing protein, whose amino-acid sequence MQLDNLGNGVTTAAAINNGSTDACGIANLSISIGSFNCANVGANTVFLTATDLNGNTNTCAATVTVLDTVAPAAICQNITVQLNGAGTGTAVAAAINNGSADACGIGSLSLNVTSFTCANVGANNVVLTVTDVNGNSSTCAATVFVQDTVPPTAICQNVTVQLNAAGIGIIAPASVNNGSSDACGLQTLSFFLTQNSFGCSEVGANTEILTVTDVNGNTGSCTTIVTVQDNIAPVAICQNLTLQLDSIGNATVAAVAVNNGSSDACGIASLGLNLTAFNCNNVGPNTVILTVTDVNGNSSSCSAVVTVQDTVDPVALCHSAVVILDANGAGTVNHGMVDHGSTDACGIFTQSLNITNFTCANLGSNTVILTVLDVNGNSDTCWATVIVRDSVTPTLACPANISLVADSSICGAIATWTTPIATDNCSGVTLTSSHASGSIFPDGVTTVTYTATDSSGNATSCAFTVSVSLDPLVVTVGSTLQGCGYHLRCAGDLNGSANTTVSGGCLPYQYLWSTGATTDNIFGLGAGTYFVTVTDARNQVAIDTIVITAPAPLSVAIVGDTLVCHGAFAGSLQAVVTGGQTCAAYSYLWSNGAFVDSISGLSGGTYGVTVIDNMGCAANDIAVIQEGLTPILDLGPDTVTCPGIPLLFSAPSNFSAYQWSNGSISQAIMMNGAGMYTCTVWSAQGCQVTDTVMLSEHVVDDNIITAQGALTVCSNDTVVLVGDAGLSGYQWNTGQATQTIAITGIGGPIILAAVDGNGCATRDTVVVNIIPFNDPLPVIFPGPNAYICDSGSVVLDAGLGYFDYLWSNGDTTQTVAITQPGSYNVTVWNGFGCSATSNYVVVSMASSPNPTIVLNSGILTTTQPYAGYQWFVNGFQLPGANSQSFPVSVAGWYHVGVVDFTGCYGLSDSIYFSPVGVGETFEDLTGLTLYPNPSMGIVNLRTLSPIDWPIEIEIWDVVGQKVKSYNMAHLMDVAAFDLNDLAAAPYLMKITTFRQNKTHQAVIRFVIQ is encoded by the coding sequence TTGCAACTTGATAATCTTGGAAATGGTGTCACAACGGCAGCGGCGATCAACAATGGCTCCACGGATGCCTGCGGAATCGCCAACTTGTCCATCAGCATTGGTTCATTCAATTGTGCAAATGTTGGTGCCAACACCGTATTCTTGACGGCCACAGACCTGAATGGCAATACCAATACTTGTGCCGCAACCGTCACGGTACTGGATACGGTTGCACCTGCGGCAATTTGCCAAAACATCACGGTTCAATTGAACGGGGCCGGGACAGGAACGGCTGTCGCAGCAGCCATTAACAACGGTTCGGCAGATGCTTGCGGCATTGGCAGCTTGAGTTTGAACGTCACATCATTTACCTGTGCAAATGTTGGCGCCAACAACGTGGTCCTCACGGTCACCGATGTCAACGGCAACAGCAGCACCTGCGCTGCAACGGTATTCGTACAAGACACCGTCCCGCCAACCGCCATTTGCCAGAATGTCACCGTTCAGCTCAACGCCGCAGGTATCGGGATTATCGCTCCGGCCTCGGTCAACAATGGTTCAAGTGATGCTTGCGGATTGCAGACGTTGAGCTTCTTCCTGACGCAAAACAGCTTCGGATGTTCTGAAGTTGGCGCCAATACGGAGATTCTGACAGTCACCGACGTCAATGGCAATACCGGTTCATGTACCACCATTGTCACCGTGCAAGACAATATCGCACCCGTCGCCATCTGTCAAAACCTGACTTTGCAGTTGGATTCGATCGGTAATGCAACCGTCGCCGCTGTGGCAGTCAACAATGGCAGCTCGGATGCTTGTGGAATCGCAAGTCTGGGCTTGAACCTCACAGCATTCAATTGCAACAATGTTGGACCCAATACGGTGATTTTGACAGTCACCGATGTGAATGGGAATTCGAGCAGCTGCTCCGCAGTGGTAACCGTTCAGGATACGGTCGACCCTGTGGCGCTTTGCCATTCGGCAGTTGTGATCCTGGATGCCAACGGTGCCGGCACGGTAAACCACGGAATGGTGGATCATGGGTCCACGGACGCCTGCGGAATTTTCACCCAAAGCTTGAATATCACCAACTTCACATGCGCCAACTTGGGGAGCAATACCGTCATCCTGACCGTATTGGATGTCAATGGCAACAGCGACACTTGTTGGGCAACGGTAATTGTGCGCGATTCGGTGACACCAACGCTTGCCTGCCCAGCCAACATCAGCTTGGTGGCCGACAGTTCTATTTGTGGTGCCATTGCAACTTGGACAACCCCGATTGCGACAGACAATTGCAGCGGAGTCACCTTGACAAGTAGTCACGCCTCGGGGTCCATCTTCCCGGATGGTGTCACCACCGTCACCTATACCGCTACCGATTCCAGTGGAAACGCGACCTCTTGCGCATTTACTGTGTCGGTCTCCCTTGATCCGCTTGTAGTTACGGTTGGCAGCACCTTGCAAGGATGTGGGTACCACCTGCGTTGCGCAGGCGACCTGAATGGATCGGCAAACACCACGGTGTCTGGCGGATGTTTGCCCTACCAATACCTCTGGAGCACAGGTGCCACGACTGACAACATCTTCGGGCTCGGTGCAGGTACCTATTTTGTCACCGTTACCGATGCGCGCAACCAAGTTGCCATCGACACCATCGTCATCACGGCGCCTGCGCCGCTCTCAGTGGCCATTGTCGGCGATACATTGGTTTGTCATGGCGCATTTGCAGGCAGCCTCCAAGCAGTCGTTACGGGTGGACAAACCTGTGCAGCCTACAGTTATCTCTGGAGCAACGGCGCATTTGTGGACAGCATCAGCGGATTGAGCGGCGGCACTTATGGCGTGACTGTGATTGACAATATGGGATGTGCCGCAAACGACATTGCAGTGATCCAAGAAGGTCTGACCCCGATCTTGGATTTGGGACCTGATACTGTAACCTGTCCTGGAATTCCATTGTTGTTTAGTGCGCCATCCAATTTCAGCGCTTACCAATGGAGCAATGGCAGCATCAGCCAGGCGATCATGATGAATGGCGCAGGGATGTACACCTGCACAGTTTGGTCGGCTCAAGGTTGTCAAGTCACCGATACCGTGATGCTCTCCGAGCATGTTGTAGACGACAACATCATCACCGCGCAAGGGGCATTGACCGTCTGCAGCAATGATACCGTAGTGTTGGTAGGAGATGCGGGTCTTTCCGGTTATCAATGGAATACCGGTCAAGCAACGCAGACGATTGCCATAACGGGCATCGGTGGACCAATCATCCTGGCCGCAGTCGATGGCAATGGTTGTGCGACACGCGATACGGTTGTGGTCAACATCATTCCTTTCAATGATCCATTGCCTGTGATCTTCCCCGGCCCAAATGCCTATATCTGCGACAGTGGCAGTGTCGTCTTGGATGCCGGATTGGGCTACTTTGATTATCTCTGGAGCAATGGCGATACGACACAGACGGTCGCGATCACGCAGCCGGGTTCCTACAACGTCACGGTCTGGAACGGCTTTGGATGCTCAGCCACCAGTAATTATGTGGTTGTGTCGATGGCTTCCTCGCCCAATCCGACGATTGTGCTCAATAGCGGAATCCTCACTACCACACAGCCGTATGCAGGTTATCAGTGGTTTGTCAACGGATTCCAGCTGCCGGGTGCAAATAGTCAGTCGTTCCCTGTATCCGTGGCCGGATGGTACCACGTTGGCGTCGTGGATTTCACGGGGTGCTATGGCTTGAGTGACTCCATCTACTTTAGCCCTGTCGGCGTTGGCGAAACGTTTGAGGACCTGACAGGATTGACGCTGTATCCAAATCCAAGCATGGGAATCGTGAATCTGCGCACGCTGAGCCCGATCGATTGGCCAATCGAAATCGAAATCTGGGATGTGGTGGGGCAGAAGGTCAAATCTTACAACATGGCCCACTTGATGGATGTTGCCGCATTTGATTTGAATGACCTTGCAGCAGCACCTTATTTGATGAAGATTACCACCTTCCGTCAAAACAAGACGCATCAAGCTGTGATCAGATTTGTGATTCAGTAG
- a CDS encoding NADPH-dependent 2,4-dienoyl-CoA reductase, protein MNAHYPHLFQPLDLGNTQLKNRIVMGSMHTGLEEAKNGYERMAAYFAERAKGGAGLIITGGVAPNFEGWTSPFGAKLTSSRVARKHKIVTDAVHKEGGKICMQILHTGRYGYHPFCVSASPTKSPISKFKARGLSSRGVERTIRDFVNCAKLAQEAGYDGVEIMGSEGYLINQFIAKKTNFRTDDWGGSYENRIKFPIEIVRRTREAVGKNFIIVYRLSMLDLVEEGSTWEEIELLATKIEAAGASLINTGIGWHEARVPTIATMVPRGGFSWVTKRLMGKVKIPLITVNRINTPEKGEEIIAGGHADMVCLARPFLADPEFPKKAQEGRADEINTCIGCNQACLDHVFQRKISSCLVNPRACNETELNYLPTNQKKKIAVVGAGPAGLAFATVAASRGHHVTLFEASNEIGGQFNMAKQVPGKEEFYETIRYYRKQLDLTGVELRLNTRATAEALQAEGFREVVLATGVSPRKIDLPGGDHPKVLSYIDVLRHKKPVGQKVAVIGAGGIGFDVAEYLTADEHHSPSQNIAEFLDEWGVDNTYAKPGALKQPKPIASPREVVLLQRTDGKLGEKLGKTTGWIHRASLKMKKVKMIGGVSYDKVDDKGLHVTIGGKSQLLEVDNVIICAGQVVLRELQAPLEAAGIKVHLIGGADLAAELDAKRAIDQGSRLAAGV, encoded by the coding sequence ATGAATGCTCATTATCCCCACCTGTTTCAGCCCTTGGATTTGGGCAATACCCAACTCAAGAACCGCATCGTCATGGGTTCGATGCACACGGGTCTGGAAGAAGCCAAAAACGGCTATGAGCGCATGGCAGCCTACTTCGCCGAACGTGCAAAAGGCGGAGCGGGGTTGATCATTACGGGTGGCGTGGCGCCCAACTTCGAAGGTTGGACATCCCCATTCGGAGCCAAACTCACAAGCAGCCGTGTGGCCCGCAAGCATAAAATTGTGACCGATGCGGTGCACAAAGAAGGGGGTAAAATCTGCATGCAGATCCTTCACACCGGTCGTTACGGTTACCATCCATTTTGTGTGAGTGCCTCGCCGACCAAGTCGCCGATCAGCAAATTCAAGGCCCGTGGCCTGAGCAGCCGCGGTGTCGAACGCACCATTCGCGACTTCGTGAACTGCGCCAAACTTGCCCAAGAGGCAGGTTATGACGGCGTCGAAATCATGGGCAGCGAAGGGTATCTCATCAACCAATTCATCGCTAAAAAGACCAATTTCCGCACCGACGATTGGGGCGGTAGCTACGAAAACCGCATCAAATTCCCCATCGAAATCGTGCGGCGCACCCGCGAAGCGGTCGGCAAAAACTTCATCATCGTCTATCGCCTGAGCATGCTCGACCTCGTCGAGGAAGGCAGCACTTGGGAAGAAATCGAATTGCTCGCGACCAAAATCGAAGCCGCCGGCGCGAGCCTCATCAACACGGGCATCGGTTGGCACGAAGCCCGCGTCCCGACCATCGCGACCATGGTACCCCGCGGCGGATTCTCCTGGGTCACCAAACGCCTGATGGGCAAGGTTAAAATCCCGCTCATCACCGTCAACCGCATCAATACCCCGGAAAAAGGCGAAGAAATCATCGCCGGTGGCCATGCCGACATGGTTTGCCTCGCCCGTCCCTTCCTCGCCGACCCCGAATTTCCCAAAAAGGCACAAGAAGGCCGCGCCGACGAAATCAATACCTGTATCGGCTGCAATCAGGCTTGCCTCGACCATGTTTTCCAGCGCAAGATTTCGTCCTGCCTGGTCAATCCGCGGGCCTGCAATGAGACTGAATTGAACTACCTGCCGACCAATCAGAAGAAAAAAATCGCCGTGGTCGGTGCCGGTCCTGCCGGATTGGCCTTTGCGACGGTCGCGGCTTCGCGTGGCCATCATGTGACCTTGTTTGAGGCGAGCAACGAGATTGGCGGGCAATTCAACATGGCCAAGCAAGTCCCAGGCAAGGAGGAATTTTACGAAACCATCCGTTATTACCGCAAGCAGCTCGACCTCACGGGCGTGGAACTGCGCCTGAACACGCGTGCGACCGCGGAGGCGCTGCAAGCCGAAGGATTTAGGGAAGTTGTCTTGGCGACGGGCGTTTCGCCACGCAAAATCGACTTGCCGGGTGGCGACCATCCGAAGGTCTTGAGCTATATCGACGTCCTGCGGCACAAAAAGCCTGTCGGTCAAAAGGTGGCGGTCATCGGTGCTGGCGGAATCGGCTTCGACGTCGCGGAGTACTTAACTGCGGATGAACACCATTCGCCAAGCCAAAACATTGCCGAGTTCCTCGACGAATGGGGCGTGGACAATACCTATGCCAAACCGGGCGCACTCAAGCAGCCGAAGCCCATTGCGTCACCGAGGGAAGTGGTCTTGTTGCAACGCACCGACGGCAAACTCGGCGAAAAGCTGGGCAAAACGACAGGGTGGATCCACCGTGCGAGCCTGAAAATGAAGAAGGTGAAGATGATCGGCGGCGTGAGTTACGACAAGGTCGATGACAAGGGATTGCACGTCACCATTGGCGGCAAGTCGCAACTTTTGGAGGTGGACAATGTGATCATCTGCGCCGGTCAAGTGGTCCTCCGCGAATTGCAGGCGCCCTTGGAGGCTGCCGGGATCAAGGTTCACCTGATCGGCGGCGCCGACCTGGCGGCGGAGCTCGACGCGAAGCGTGCGATTGATCAGGGGAGCCGCTTGGCGGCGGGGGTGTGA
- a CDS encoding DUF4442 domain-containing protein → MAQFQFDPAPMAYIQKSFTSPFKFRLAMFSQLPLGFWIGMRVRELNENRCVVTVPYKRLNKNPFRSTFWAVLGMAAEMSSGAILTMFTFKQKPSISLLVGNQTGKFIKKAVGVTTFVCENGQEIKAAVAKAETPEICR, encoded by the coding sequence ATGGCCCAATTTCAGTTTGATCCCGCGCCGATGGCGTACATTCAAAAGAGCTTCACGAGCCCGTTCAAGTTCCGTTTGGCCATGTTTTCGCAGTTGCCGCTGGGATTTTGGATTGGCATGCGGGTACGCGAGCTCAATGAAAACCGCTGTGTCGTCACCGTTCCCTACAAACGCCTCAACAAAAATCCATTCCGCTCGACGTTTTGGGCGGTGCTGGGAATGGCTGCCGAAATGAGCTCGGGTGCGATTTTGACGATGTTCACGTTCAAACAAAAGCCTTCGATTTCGTTGTTGGTGGGCAATCAGACTGGGAAATTCATCAAAAAGGCCGTGGGTGTGACCACATTCGTCTGCGAAAACGGGCAGGAAATCAAAGCTGCGGTGGCCAAAGCCGAAACGCCAGAAATTTGCCGGTGA
- a CDS encoding radical SAM protein: MKILLITPPFTQLNTTYPATAYLKGFLNTLGYESRQCDLSIEVILQIFSKAGLADVFQRAADSEEDLSENALRILALKSAYLRTIGPVIAFLQNKNSTLAHQIVGRQYLPEAGRFAELEDLDFAFGTMGTQDHARHLATLYLEDLGDLITEAVDPEFGFSRYAERLGRTATHFDPLDERLQAENSLVSEVMLNLLADKMAKWQPDLVCLTVPFPGNLFGALKCGQYIRQHHPDCKVAMGGGFANTELRSLREPKLFDYVDFVALDDGEAPLQSLLEFLDGKREQGSLKRIYLRDQGQVLFVNGAKEKDVPQRETGTPDYADLPLGDYLSVVEMVNPMHRLWSDGRWNKLTLAHGCYWGKCSFCDVSLDYIRRYEPMTAALLCDRIEEMIAQTGQHGFHFVDEAAPPALMRDLAIEIIRRGITVTWWTNIRFEKSFTLDLCRLLHASGCIAVSGGLEVASDRLLEKMKKGVTVAQVANVTAAFTEAGIMVHAYLMYGFPTQTAQETIDSLEMVRQMLEQGIIQSGFWHQFAMTAHSPVGLEPAAYGVLEVGPELGGFADNDRFHDDPNGAKHELFAEGLRKSLFNYMRGAGFDVPLRKWFDHKVPRTSIAPDYIAQCLEVQPEPLRSNAFLIWLGNLPRLIPLEENPEMAELEFVDLKEEYILEFSLPMAKWLRDLLSNSMPGEPPVTFADVKSGFSKADLEDYDNWESFWESEIADQLRESGLLVI; encoded by the coding sequence ATGAAAATTCTGCTCATTACTCCGCCCTTTACGCAGCTCAATACGACCTATCCGGCGACGGCCTACCTCAAAGGTTTCCTCAATACGCTCGGCTACGAATCCCGCCAATGCGATCTGAGTATTGAGGTCATCCTCCAAATCTTTTCCAAAGCGGGTTTGGCGGATGTATTTCAGCGAGCTGCCGATTCGGAGGAGGATTTGTCGGAAAACGCCTTGCGGATCCTCGCCTTGAAATCGGCCTATTTGCGCACGATTGGCCCGGTGATCGCCTTTTTGCAGAATAAAAACAGCACGCTTGCCCACCAAATCGTGGGCCGACAATATCTCCCCGAGGCAGGTCGCTTTGCCGAATTGGAAGATCTTGACTTTGCCTTCGGAACCATGGGAACGCAAGACCATGCGCGGCACCTTGCAACCCTCTACCTGGAAGACCTCGGCGACTTGATCACCGAAGCCGTCGATCCCGAATTCGGATTCAGCCGCTACGCGGAGCGATTGGGACGCACCGCCACACATTTTGATCCGTTGGATGAAAGGCTTCAGGCGGAAAATTCGCTGGTATCGGAGGTGATGCTCAATTTGTTGGCGGATAAAATGGCAAAATGGCAACCGGATTTGGTTTGTCTTACCGTCCCGTTTCCGGGGAATCTTTTCGGTGCGCTGAAATGCGGGCAATACATTCGCCAACACCATCCCGATTGCAAAGTTGCGATGGGCGGTGGCTTTGCCAATACCGAATTGCGGAGCCTGCGCGAACCCAAATTGTTTGATTATGTGGACTTTGTGGCCCTCGACGATGGCGAGGCCCCACTTCAGTCCTTGCTGGAATTCCTCGATGGCAAGCGCGAACAAGGAAGTCTGAAGCGCATTTACCTCCGCGACCAAGGCCAAGTTTTATTCGTCAACGGCGCCAAGGAAAAGGACGTTCCTCAGCGGGAAACCGGCACGCCAGACTATGCCGATTTGCCGTTGGGCGACTATCTCTCCGTCGTCGAAATGGTGAATCCCATGCACCGTCTCTGGAGCGACGGCCGCTGGAACAAGCTCACGCTTGCCCATGGCTGCTATTGGGGCAAATGCAGTTTCTGTGATGTGAGCCTGGATTACATCCGGCGCTACGAACCGATGACCGCTGCGTTGTTGTGTGACCGCATCGAAGAAATGATCGCCCAAACCGGTCAACATGGCTTTCACTTCGTGGACGAAGCCGCGCCGCCGGCGCTCATGCGTGACCTCGCCATTGAAATCATCCGGCGGGGCATCACCGTGACTTGGTGGACCAACATCCGCTTCGAAAAGAGCTTTACGTTGGACCTTTGCCGGCTGCTGCATGCTTCGGGCTGCATCGCGGTTTCCGGCGGCTTGGAAGTGGCGAGCGACAGGCTGCTGGAAAAGATGAAAAAGGGCGTCACCGTCGCCCAAGTCGCCAACGTCACCGCAGCCTTTACGGAGGCGGGGATCATGGTCCATGCCTATTTGATGTATGGTTTCCCGACGCAGACCGCCCAAGAAACCATCGATTCGCTGGAAATGGTGCGTCAAATGCTGGAACAAGGCATCATCCAAAGCGGATTCTGGCATCAATTTGCAATGACGGCCCACAGTCCCGTCGGATTGGAGCCTGCAGCCTACGGCGTTTTGGAGGTCGGCCCTGAACTGGGCGGATTTGCCGACAATGACCGCTTTCATGACGATCCGAATGGGGCAAAACATGAACTTTTTGCAGAAGGCTTGCGCAAAAGTCTCTTCAATTACATGCGCGGCGCCGGTTTCGATGTGCCGTTGCGCAAGTGGTTTGACCACAAAGTGCCCCGTACGAGCATCGCGCCCGACTACATCGCACAGTGTTTGGAGGTGCAACCAGAGCCGCTCCGCTCCAATGCTTTTCTCATTTGGCTCGGGAATTTGCCGCGTTTGATCCCTTTGGAGGAAAATCCCGAAATGGCGGAATTGGAATTCGTTGATTTGAAGGAAGAATATATCCTCGAATTCAGTCTGCCGATGGCCAAATGGCTGCGGGATTTGTTGTCCAATAGTATGCCGGGTGAGCCGCCGGTGACATTCGCGGACGTCAAATCAGGCTTTTCCAAAGCTGATTTGGAGGATTATGACAACTGGGAATCCTTCTGGGAATCGGAAATTGCAGATCAACTGCGCGAAAGTGGTTTGTTGGTGATCTAG